In Candidatus Beckwithbacteria bacterium, the genomic stretch ATCAAACCAAATTTGCAGCTGAAGGTTTTGAGATTTTAACTGCAGAAGATGGGGAAGCTGGTTGGCAAGTGATTAAGACTCAAAAGCCAGATTTTGTGATTATGGATGTGATGATGCCTAAGTATTCAGGTCTGCAAGTTTTAGAAGCTATCCGCAAAGATAGTGAGCTTAAAAATACTCCAGTTTTGATGCTGTCTAATTTATCAGCTCCAGATAAAATGGAAAAAGCTAAGGCGCTTGGAGTCAAAGAATTTTTAATCAAAGCCAACTATACGCCTTCACAGATTGTTGAAAAGGTGAAACTGTATCTTAAATAAGTTTTCTCTTATTATTTTCTAGCTACCAAATAGCAAATGAGATATACTAGATGCTATGAAACTGTCCACTGCCCAGCTGGAAAAGATTTTAGTTGGTTCGGGCTTTGTTAATGCCCAGGACTTTAAACTAGCCGCCAAATCAGCTGCTGAGCTCAATATTGATATTGCCGACATTCTTATTTTCCGAGGGATTATTTCCGAGCAGGCCTTAGGTCAA encodes the following:
- a CDS encoding response regulator; protein product: MARILIVEDDSLLIKMYQTKFAAEGFEILTAEDGEAGWQVIKTQKPDFVIMDVMMPKYSGLQVLEAIRKDSELKNTPVLMLSNLSAPDKMEKAKALGVKEFLIKANYTPSQIVEKVKLYLK